From the Candidatus Cloacimonadota bacterium genome, the window CATGGAGATGATGCCGCCCTGGGGGTTGTTCTGGGAGGGCTTGGCGTGTTTCTTGATCATGTGCACTTTTTCCACGATGACCCGGTTGGTCTTGGGATAAGCTTTCAGCACGCGGCCTTTGCGGCCTTTGTCGTTGCCGCTGATCACGATCACGTAGTCGCCTTTCTTGAGTTTCAGTTTATCTGGCATCACTATACTCCTACAGCACTTCCGGGGCCAGCGAAACGATCTTCATGTAGTGGTTCTCGCGCAGTTCGCGGGCCACCGGTCCGAAGATGCGCGTCCCCTTGGGATCGTGCTTTTCGTCGATGATAACGGCGGCGTTGTCGGCAAAACGGATGTAGGATCCGTCCGCGCGTCTGATCTCTTTCGCGGTGCGAACGATCACGGCGCGTTCCACGCTGCCTTTTTTAACTTTGCCACCCGGGGTGGCCGACTTGATCGCAACAACTATGACGTCGCCAACGCTGGCGTATTTACGTCTGGTGCCGCCGAGCACTTTGATGCACATGGCTTTTTTGGCACCGGAGTTATCGGCGATATTCAATATCGTTTGGGCTTGAATCATTCCAAAACTCCCATCTTACTTGCTGCGCTCTACGATCTTGTGCAGGGCCCAGCGTTTGCGGGCACTCATGGGGCGCGATTCCACGATCTGCACCGTGTCGCCTTCATGAGCTTCGTTGTTCTCGTCGTGGGCCATGAATTTCTTATGCCGGCGCACGGTCTTTTTATACAGCGGGTGGATGTACTGGCGCAGAACGCGGACCACGATGGTCTTGTCGTTCTTGTCGCTCACCACCACACCCTGTTTGATCACTTTACGGGTATCAGCCACGTTCACCTCACTTCCTTTGCTTTGAGCACTGTATTGATGCGGGCGATGTCTTTTCTCACGATGCGCAGGCGATCCGTCCGGTCCAGCAGGTTCTTGGATTTCTGAAAGCGCAGGTTGAAAAGCTCCACGCGCAGTTCCTCGAGCCTGTTGTGAAGGTCTGTCACCGTCATTTCGCGGATCTCATCGATCTTCATAATTCAACTCCTTCGCGGGCGATCACGCGGGTCTTGATCGGAAGCTTGTGCGAAGCAAGGCGCATGGCTTCCTTGGCGATCTTCACGTCCACGCCTTCGAGTTCGAACAGGACGCGGCCGGGGCGGACCACAGCCACCCAGTATTCGGGAGCGCCCTTGCCTTTGCCCATGCGGGTTTCGGCCGGTTTGCTGGTGATCGGCTTGTCCGGAAATATCCGGATCCACACTTTGCCTACGCGCTTCATGTGCCTGGTGATGGCGATACGCGCGGCCTCTATCTGGCGGCTGCTGATGAAGGCGTCTTCCAGGGCGATCAAACCGTAGTCGCCGAAGTCGATGTTGCTGCCGCTCCAGGCCAGCCCGTTGCGGCGGCCCTTCATCATCTTGCGGTGTCTTACTTTTTTTGGTGCTAACATTTACCTTCTCCTATCCCAGGATGTCGCCCTTGTAGATCCACACCTTGATGCCGATCACGCCGTAGGTGGTGTTGGCTTCCACGGTGGCGTAGTCGATGTCGGCACGCAGGGTGTGCAGCGGGGTGCGGCCCTGTTTGTAGCGCTCGGTGCGCGCGATCTCAGCTCCGCCAAGGCGGCCGGAAACCTGAACTTTCACGCCCAGGGCCCCTTCTTTGATCACGTTGCGGATGGCCAGCTTCATGGCCCGGCGGAAAGCGACGCGCTCTTCCAGCTGACGGGCGATCTCAAGACCCACCAAACGCGAGTCCAGCCACATCTTGTCGATCTGCTCGATGTTGATGGAGACCGTGATCGGGTTCTTGCGGTTCTTGTTGATCAGAACGTTCAGCTCGTTGCGCAGGCGGTCGATGTCCTCGCCTTTTTTGCCGATGACCAGGCCGGGGCGGGCGGTGTGGATGTCGATGGTGATCGAGTTGGTCTTGCGGGATATCTGCACCCGGGAGACCATCTTCTGGTCCAGGCGTTTGTGGATGTATTTGCGGATCTGGATGTCTTCCTGGAGAAAATCCACATAGGTGGCACCCTGGGCGAACCAGATCGATTCGGTGTCTTTATTCACACCGAGGCGGTACAGAATGGGGTGTATCTTTTGTCCCAAGGTATTCCTCCTATTCCTCTATTGTCTTTATTTCCAGAGCGATGTGGCAGGTCTGTTTGCGGATCATGAAGGCCCGCCCGTGCGATCTGGGCATGTAACGTTTCATCTGGGGGCCCGAATCGGCCATGGCCTCGGTCACGTAGACCCGGCTGAGGTCGAGCTTGGGCTCCTTCACCTGGGCGTTGGCCACTGCCGAGGCCAGCAGCTTGCCGATCGGCTTGGCTGCGGCCCGGCGTGAGAATTGCAGGATGCCCTGAGCTTCGGGAACGCTCTTGTAGCGGATCTGATCCAGGACCAGACGGGCTTTGCGGGCGGAACCGCGGGCAAAACGGAGTTTGGCTGTTGCTTCCATTATCGATGCTCCTTATTTACCCTTTTTCTTGTCTTTGTGGCCACGGTAGGTGCGCGTCGGCGAAAACTCGCCCA encodes:
- the rplX gene encoding 50S ribosomal protein L24, translated to MPDKLKLKKGDYVIVISGNDKGRKGRVLKAYPKTNRVIVEKVHMIKKHAKPSQNNPQGGIISMEAPINASNVMLFNEKLNTVSKPVIKVREGHRIRVCKKSGDEL
- the rplN gene encoding 50S ribosomal protein L14, with translation MIQAQTILNIADNSGAKKAMCIKVLGGTRRKYASVGDVIVVAIKSATPGGKVKKGSVERAVIVRTAKEIRRADGSYIRFADNAAVIIDEKHDPKGTRIFGPVARELRENHYMKIVSLAPEVL
- the rpsQ gene encoding 30S ribosomal protein S17, whose translation is MNVADTRKVIKQGVVVSDKNDKTIVVRVLRQYIHPLYKKTVRRHKKFMAHDENNEAHEGDTVQIVESRPMSARKRWALHKIVERSK
- the rpmC gene encoding 50S ribosomal protein L29, producing MKIDEIREMTVTDLHNRLEELRVELFNLRFQKSKNLLDRTDRLRIVRKDIARINTVLKAKEVR
- the rplP gene encoding 50S ribosomal protein L16 produces the protein MLAPKKVRHRKMMKGRRNGLAWSGSNIDFGDYGLIALEDAFISSRQIEAARIAITRHMKRVGKVWIRIFPDKPITSKPAETRMGKGKGAPEYWVAVVRPGRVLFELEGVDVKIAKEAMRLASHKLPIKTRVIAREGVEL
- the rpsC gene encoding 30S ribosomal protein S3; translation: MGQKIHPILYRLGVNKDTESIWFAQGATYVDFLQEDIQIRKYIHKRLDQKMVSRVQISRKTNSITIDIHTARPGLVIGKKGEDIDRLRNELNVLINKNRKNPITVSINIEQIDKMWLDSRLVGLEIARQLEERVAFRRAMKLAIRNVIKEGALGVKVQVSGRLGGAEIARTERYKQGRTPLHTLRADIDYATVEANTTYGVIGIKVWIYKGDILG
- the rplV gene encoding 50S ribosomal protein L22, translated to MEATAKLRFARGSARKARLVLDQIRYKSVPEAQGILQFSRRAAAKPIGKLLASAVANAQVKEPKLDLSRVYVTEAMADSGPQMKRYMPRSHGRAFMIRKQTCHIALEIKTIEE